In a single window of the Canis lupus dingo isolate Sandy chromosome 18, ASM325472v2, whole genome shotgun sequence genome:
- the LOC112663151 gene encoding olfactory receptor 1009-like, with product MTLGQNHTTVTRFILLGLTDQAPGRHLLFGIFLLIYAVTLVGNLGMMDLIRTSSTLHTPMYFLLSVLSFLDICNSSVFTPRLLISFLTTDQSISFAGCVVQMAFMILHGTGECLLLAFMAYDRFVAICHPLLYHTIMSKRLCIQLAVVTYAAGVFISALQTGNAFILPYCGPNIIDHFFCDIPPVLQLACSDTTVANIILLFLSALVTVPTVSAILVSYTYILVTICRMRSLEAQRKAFSTCASHLIALSLFYGSVFFVYVQPNPESASAYNKTLSVFYTIVIPMLNPLVYSLRNKDVKAAVQIRVLNLSKKGIY from the coding sequence ATGACGCTGGGGCAGAACCACACCACAGTGACAAGATTCATCCTGCTGGGCCTCACAGACCAGGCCCCCGGAAGACATCTCCTCTTCGGCATCTTCCTGCTAATCTATGCTGTGACCCTGGTGGGCAACCTGGGCATGATGGACCTGATCCGTACCAGCTCcaccctccacacccccatgtacttccTCCTGAGCGTGCTCTCCTTCCTGGATATATGCAATTCCTCTGTGTTCACCCCCAGGCTGCTGATCAGCTTCCTCACCACGGACCAGTCCATCTCGTTTGCGGGCTGTGTGGTCCAGATGGCCTTCATGATCCTCCATGGCACAGGGGAGTGCCTGCTCTTGGCCTTCATGGCCTATGACCGATTTGTGGCCATCTGCCACCCTCTCCTCTACCATACGATCATGTCCAAGCGCTTGTGCATCCAGCTGGCGGTGGTCACCTATGCGGCAGGGGTGTTCATTTCAGCTCTGCAGACGGGGAATGCCTTCATCTTGCCCTACTGTGGTCCCAACATCATTGATCACTTCTTCTGTGACATCCCCCCCGTGCTCCAACTGGCCTGCTCAGACACCACCGTAGCCAATATCATCCTGCTCTTCCTTTCTGCCTTGGTTACTGTCCCCACGGTGTCAGCCATCTTAGTCTCTTATACCTACATCCTGGTCACAATCTGTAGGATGAGGTCCCTGGAGGCCCAGCGCAAAGCTTTCTCCACTTGTGCCTCCCACCTCAttgccctctccctcttctaTGGGTCTGTGTTCTTTGTCTATGTCCAACCCAACCCAGAAAGTGCCTCAGCCTATAATAAGACCCTGTCTGTGTTCTACACCATTGTGATCCCCATGCTGAACCCCCTGGTCTACAGCCTAAGGAATAAAGATGTCAAGGCTGCTGTACAAATTAGGGTTCTTAACTTAAGCAAAAAAGGGATTTATTAG